DNA sequence from the Numenius arquata chromosome 13, bNumArq3.hap1.1, whole genome shotgun sequence genome:
GACTGCCCACCACACACAATTGTGAACCATCTGTCTGTCCTGCTTAATAAGCCCTAATGTTTAataagtaaatgaaatatttaatatttacagaAACCAGGCTGCAGGCTGCACAGTTGCGAAGTGCAAAATGGCCAACAGAGTGTACAGAGCTGCATTTCTGCCTCTGTGGATATAGCTGAGGAGCTCCTCTGATGCCAGACACTTTCTGAAGTTAACGTTTCCTAACGAGCAAGCCTCAAAGAGCAGAAAGTTTTCCTGGAAAGTTCAGCAAAAGGACACTTACATCTTAAGCAGGGCATCTGGACACAAATGTAGGCATTCATAAATAGGATCTATAGTTCAAGCAActaagaaactttttttccctcttttcattcctcttcatcatcctccatccctccctgcttctCTCTGTGAATTCTAaattcactttttctttgtgttccacTCACAACATGAACTGGTAAAAATGCTCACCTAAAACTTTTCAGCTTGGACATTCACGAATAACCAGTTCAGATGTAAAAGACACACCTTGGAGGATGTCAAAAGAGCTTCCTCACTGACAGTTAAAACCCAAGGATGTATCTGAATGTGGCATATTAGCAATATTAGATACCAGCCCCCAACTGGGCTATCTGGGAAGAATCTAACTGACAATGCTATCCGGTAAAGTTTTACTGGAGCATTTAGTTTGACTGACGCTCTTAAATTCAGAGCAATGTGTTACATAGTACATAAATTAGTGTGGTAATCAGTTATCTTTAGTCAAAGCTAGAGTAAATACCACAGCAAATTCTAATAATTCAAATAAGTATTGTAGTTTTAAATAACAGGAATATATTTGGAAGACAGTTCTCAaatcaaagggattttttttccttctacttgaGAGAAGTATTTGTCCTTGCAGAGTGCTCTTTCTTGTTAATTTCTAGAGCTTAAGAAAACCAATTATCTATTTGCATGGCTTCACTAAGCAGCCATATAATGGACTAGTAAGACAGAGTGAACAAGGCAGGCTATGGATATTTGTGATCTGCTGTTTATTCAGTGTTGAAGAAAAGCATGAATCCAGGCGTACAGCATATCTTCATGTTGTGCAGCCATTGATGTACAGTCAGTCTGAATTAACTGGAAGAATATCATCATTTCTAGGATGTTAGAACAAATTCCATGAGAATTATTTAGTAAACCCATTATTCCAGAAAACAGAAAGTTGTCATGTGATGCTGAGGAGATACACAGATATAGTCCCATTCTAAATAGCTACAAGTCAATTTGTTTGGATAACCCAGTATCGAGCTGCCCCACAGAACACAACAGCCAGTCCAGAGTCGCTCTAACCAGTTGCtcccagagggttacctgtgctGGCCTGCAGGCTGAACCAGGCTTGCCCTGAAGGACCCGGGAGGTGGCACCCTCTGGTGGCGGAATGCCGAGATGCTGCTGCTCATCTGTTCTCCAGGTTCGCATCACTTCATTGGCATCAGGCACCTTTCTAATTCTTTGGTCTTTTCTCCTCCCTGGAAGAGCAATCAAACCACAGCCCCTGCTAGAGCAACCCCTTGCTATTTCCCCTCAGCAGATAGACTCTGTTTCTTAATTACAGAACTCTTGTGCTCTTACGTCCAAATCATCTCatttttcctcagtctttttttttacGGCCTTCTAGAGCTCTCTCCAGGTTAACAGGCTCCCAGAGATACAAAGCTCTCAATCACAGCAGCTGCCTTTTAGCCCTTTTCAGCCTGATGATTGTAGAGAATCTGCTCCATCCTCTGcacacatcttttttcttttcctcaactaAGGAACGATTTAATGCCAGGTGTATAACACCAACTTCCTTTCTGTTAACAGTATTCCCAGTTTTCCATGCATTGGTGGACCTTCATTTGCATCTGTTATTAATTCATCAGTTACTGCATTTCTAATTTAATAGTCAATAGCTGAAATCCACAAATAATGCATTCTGTATGACTCCCATTTTTAGCAATGAAACTTGGCAATGAACTACAGCACTCCCATTTTATTCAGTTTGTTTCCCATAAATATCGACTAATCAGTACTGTAGATGAGCCAAAAAGATGTTGCTCTCAGATTTAGAATTACAccctaatattttaaaaacaactaaCAATAAATTTTAAACAGAGGCTTCTTTAAAAGTACTTATTTATTAAGTACCATTGATAGCACCTGTTATGCAAATgttcataaataaaataatgaattgaAAGACAGAAGGTAAAATATAATAGAATTTAAATACGTTCTTAGTTAAAGTAGGAATGCAGTATAAACTAAAGCCTCAGAGCATGTGCTTTTGCACAACTGTGCTAAGGCCAATAACTGTGATTTATACCAACTGCAGGTCTGcagcaattaaataaaaagaacatagaaaaaatgaaatagtatcattaattttctctaaaatggaaaataaaatacacactATTTAAACGTCCTGTTTGTCTACCCCTTTTCTACAGGTGTTTCTTTCTATATACAAATCCATCTAAATGCAGATTTACAACACTGTGTCCTTAATCCCCCAAACATATATAGAGCTCTGTGCCTGGAATTATTCATATTCATTTCAACAACTGGATACCTGGCTCTTATGGGGGCTCTGGAGGAGCATTATGATCTACCACAGGGCTCAAAGACAAATTTAGCTTTCCTCTGAAGAACAGTTCCTGTTTGTTGCCAGTAGTTCTGGATTTTACTATAGGCATAAGAGGGGATGCCAACACTTCATTAAGAACAGCTATGCAAATATTGTAAAGCAGCTGTGCTAGCGGTCAagcactgcagcagctgcaggatgAATTGTAGGAGTATATATTAAACATATGTCCAAATGTAGTTTATAATAGAGTGGAGATCAAGACAGACATAGGTCAATAAATGGTCATGACTGGACAGTCTAAAGCATTACAGAATTCAGGATGAGAAGAAGTAAATACGCCCAAAATAACGAGTCTGTTGCTCGCCGGTGAACAGTCCTTCCCCTGCAGCACATTCTGACAAACAGGAGGATTGTTCTTCATTAATGTTTCATTATTACTTGGatgtttttcttcccattcattttgaaaaacaaacaaaacctacctTAAATCTGAAGTACTAAGTAACAGGCAACCATACAGTATAGTAAATTTAATTAACATCATAAAGCATAAAGAAATTTATGTTGAAACTCAGAATCCCATACATTGAGCATTGTGGCTACAGAATTATAGCTTCTGCAAGGAATCAGAAACAATTACATTTTGGGAAGAGATAAGGTTAGAGGGACAGAGGGATTGCCTAATGACTCTTTTTACtataactttttattatttttttttaactggaaatggTTTAACATGACTGTTGTGAAAACTGCATTGCTATGGCAACCAactaaaaaaaatcactgtaggtACATCACATACGTATTGACATGTAAGCACTCACATGAGGCTTTTCTTGAAAGACAAAAACATCTCctgattttctgttttatatataTGATTTAGGCATAGGCTGAATATCAATAATTTCCTTTCTTGAATATATACATTCTCATctgtggtggaacactggaacaggttgcccagggaggtggttgaggccccttcccttgagatattcaaggtgaagctcgacgaggccctgggcaacctggtctagttgggggtgtccctgctgactgcggggaggtcggactagataacctttggaggtcccttccggcctggaccaatctatgaatctatgaatctaactATAACTGCCTTAACCCTGCATGAACTCTAGCTGTGCAAGTGACATACATTTGAATTGAGCAGCATACACTGAACTTCTTGAAATGAAATgaacattttatgtttttttcccacacaGAAGTGCTGTAAACTAGCATATATACTATatcctttttaaagcattttttttttatatggttcTAATTCTTAAATACCAGTTTACATATCAAATCTCTATAAATGTTAAATGTTCATATAAACGTTAAATACCAAAAACCTGATTGATTATTCGAGGactcaaaaatacagaaatgttaaaTGCTGAATCACTTCACGTTAACTAAAAGAATGACTAACGACTCACATTAAACTGTATGCCActtatttttagttaattttataTCATATCAGTAATTTTCTTGTCCTGATACAAACCTTTGCACTCATTTTACTGTCATGCTAGCATTACTTATCCCATAGCTAGAGAATGTAATCTGGAATATATTTATAATACCTTTTTTTCAACTGAGCAATGGCCTTGGTGATTTGTTTGTAAGAAAAAGGGCAGAGTAAATATGTATGCATGAAGCACCTTTtcagatcacggaatcacggaattgttggagttggaagggaccttctagagatcatctagcccagctcccctgccaaagcagttgGAAGCTCTATTAACATACCATACTTAAACCAAACCAGGCATAAATGCATTTCCAATCAATAATTCAAAGTAAAGGAGTCCTTTAAAATCACTACATTCAAAATGAAAGTAGattaaaatctattttgataATATTCAGGTATAACACAGGATCAGTAAGAGAGAACACTGGGACACCCAAGTCCTGATAAGTGCTTAATATATGACTTTAAAGACAGATCTGAGGAGGAACTGAGGCACAAGAACCCTGCAGTGTCTGACTGCAAAGCATCTGGCCCACTGAACCAAAAAGAGGGCCTTTTTTAGATGCTTTAAACTTTTGCATACAAGGGAGAGCTAATTGTCCTAGGCCATAAACAGTTCACTGGGAGAAGACAGCTTTTTCCAATTGGAAATTCTCCGAACAGCACATTTGCTAGATCTTTTCCCTTTCAAGTTTACACAGCTTCCCTGCAGCCCAAGGCCCAGGAGAAGATTCATTTTCCCAGATAATCCACCTTTTTGTGTGTTCTCACACAAACAAGGCACAATCCTACTCTCTGTTAAAAACATGAGGTGTGGACCTGCTGCATCTTCCCTTTAATACACTGTAATTACACAGGGCACTTACCCAGGAGGAGTGAGGGTTATGCACTTTGAGTTCCCTCATACTTCAGAGGCATTATCCTGAAAAATACCTGTATGGCCAGACTTCATGATGCTCTGCTTGAGGGACTCTCCAGACCTTTCTTCTTGAAGGTGGGAAGGAGACTATGACCATGACATGGACCAGTCTGGAGGCTACGCAGGTTGGGGGGAGTCATGTTCTAGTTTCTGCCTCAAGAATTGTGGAAGAATTTTATCCAAAGACTGCCCAAGGAAACAATTTTCCACTAGTAAATGTGGGACTTGCAGAACTGCAGTTTTAGTAGCAAGCACTTAAATTCCCTTCTATTCTTTTTGTGCTCAAGGGAGTTTTTTGGGCACTCAGATCCCAGATGGGTATCTAAATAAAGAATGAGTCTTTTGAGTTAAGAAAGCACTTCCCAAATTTCAAAACTAATGTCAGTAAAAATATGTAGGATGCATAATGTGAAGCATGAAGCCCCAGTGGTTTTATTGCAAACAACTCCAGGATTTTTGGTTGGACCTCTGTAAGTTTTGTTTTTCAACCAGTTCAAATGCTTGATTAGATTCAAAAATCAACAAGATTTGCATTTGTTAAAAGGAGCAACAGCTGTAACTGTTGTTGCTGTCCTTACAGTTCCACACAATAAcgtttaaagaaagagaaatgaaaacaaactcaGGTTTGAATTTGTACAATTTGTACAATTTCTGTGCTAGATCTGGTtgagagatgaagaagaaaaaagtctgctGGGAATGGAGGAGGACAGTAAGTTAGTAATTATGTCTCTTGGTACCTGTTTTGTTTACTAATCAAAGGTCTAATTGCTTTGCTCTATTTTAATTAACAATGTTCTTATTTTAATTAGTTACTTTTCCTGCATACATTAGCATTGAGAGAAACCACTGAGGATATGAATAACGTGATGAAGAGTTTAGagttaagcttttaaaaatgttttagcaATTTCACAAgtgtttaataatgaaaaataaagctgttcttCATAAACATGGCTACTACTTCTCCAAGGATTTCATCCAAGCCAAAAGAagtctttatttcttttgacTTAAAAAGTCAACTGATATCAAATATAATTAACACAGGCGCCAAAAGAGCTAATGTAGGAATATGAAAGGTTTGATAGTATTTAGATATGCTAAAATGTTCAAGCTGGATGAATCTTTTGAAACGTCCCAATGCGACAGCCATTCTCTTAAGAACCAATCTCGACATTATTAGCAATTATCTTTGAAACTTAGGGAACTTTATCTTCTTCCCTAACACAGGCTGGGAAGAACTGGAGAACTCATACAGATTGTTCCAATTCCTGGGAAGATATCTGAACAAATAACCCTTATGTAAGTAGTTTAATTAACAAGGACATAGTTAGCAACCATTGTCTTTTTCCTAGGAACTGTTTTTGACAAATATGTTTACTTCCTCTGCGGGGCCAGGAACAGGCTGGGTGTACAGGGAGAACTAGAAATCCTCAAGTTTTggatacagaatcatagaatcatagaatggttagagttggaagagaccttaaagatcatcgagttccaaccccctgccatgggcagggacacttcctactagagcaggttgctcaaagccccatccagcctggtcttggagaCTTCCAGGGGTTGGGTatccaaaacttctctgggcaacctgttccagtgtctcaccaccctcacagtaaagaatttcttcctaatatctaatctgaatctcccctctttcagcttaaaaccactacccctcgtcctatcgctacactccctgatacggagtccctccccatctctcctgtagccccctccaggtattggaaggccgttataaggtctccctggagccttctcttctccaggctgaacaaccccaactgtctcagcctgtcttcatagcagaggtgctccagccctctgatcattttcgggGCCCTCCGCTATATAGCCCTGCCTAATGTTCCTGTGTGCGACCCAAGAGCGGTCTGTCTATATGAAACTAACACTAGTATGTTACACAGCTGGCTAGAAAACCACACACAGTAATTAGCAGTTCATTGTCTAACAGGCAATTACCAACTGGGATTCTGCAGAGGCCTGTTCCAAGTTGTAAACGgaacagaaaatatattcattAAACTTAAGGATAACAGCAAAATGGAAATGTCTGAAAAACATGGTAGTAGATCATtacaatttgttttgaaataatcaGGATGTAATTCAATAAGGACAAAGGCAAAGTGCTGCATTTGGTAGGAATAATCAACTGTTCGAACACAGAATGTCATAAATACCAATATAGGAACAAATGTATACAAATATAGGAACACGGGCAGCTTTGTCAGAAAAGGAGGCGGCACTTTAGTGGAAGAAGTGGAATCTGAGTCAGTATTACCATGCTGCTTCGCAAACAGCAATCACAATGGGATATAGAAAAAGGAGTTGTGAAGTAATCCTGTCCTATCCAACCAAAATATATGGTTAACTAGAATACTATGCCCAGGTTTGACTATCACATATTTGATAGGGAGGGAGGTTCACTGAAGATTctggaaagcaacaaaaattacAAGAGATGTACAGAGAATGTGACTGATGAAAAAGACCCTGAAGTTTGTAAGGCACGGCTAAAGGACTACAATGGACTGTCCCGGGAAGCTTAAGAAAAAATCAGATATTTATCAGAATATCATGTATCCGATTCCCTCTTTAGGTGGTCATATAGTCATACCTCCCTCTTTCCTCCAcacacccaaccaaaaaaaaacaagattATGAAAGCACTTGCCaccttttgtattttattgtgcATTTCGTAAGTGCTTAAAGTTACCACACAAGACTCTATACATTATGTTGTCCATATATAGTATACCACACAGTAAGAGACAGATCCCCAAAAATTCTCACATTCTAACTCAAACAGACAAAAATTAGATAAAATAGTATTATCTCATTATACAGAAGGCAAACCACACAAAATAATAGCAGAAACTGAGAAAGATTCTTCCAAATCTGTACATTAAGGCCATCAAAAATACCATATGCTTTTGGCAACtctaaaacagattaaaaataatgtgAATATAGTTAGGGCTTGTCAACctaaaaagattatttaaaaataaattttaataggtTGCCAATTCAGAAGAAATTCAAGTGTGAAATTCAATCAAATAATAGGTACAAAGGGAATAAACAaaaccctttctcctccttcagtATAAATTAATTGCCAGACCAGTTTGTCATAAATTactcttctttctttcatatACAGATGCATATAAGTTCATGAAGTTATTCTCAGCAGATGAAATTAAGTTGTCAAGATCATAATCAACTTCAAAGGTAGGTCTCTTTCCAAAAATTATAAGAGCAAGTAATACAGCAAAGTGTGCAGTAAGTCCCCAGATCTTGAATGACGTTTTACGTTCATGGTCATCATATATAAAGCAGTGCATCCGATTTGAGTAACCAGATGAGGTTTTATAAGGCAAGGCCTTATAATTTAAGGGCTCGATGAAGTACTCCAATGGCACAACAAAAACATCACTCACTTCATCTGGATTAGGAGTGGCCTGGAACATATCCTCTATAAATCCTACAACTGGTGTTACCAAGTGATtcatctaaaaggaaaaaaagaaaaatgccatcaAAAAGGCCCCAAACACTAAGTTTGTAGCAAGTGAAAgaatgttctttattttaaaattttctctcaTCAAAACTTCCTTTGTTGCTGCTTGTGTCCTTTGTCTTAAGAAGAATCTGTTATCACCTTCTCTATAACCACCCTGGAGGTATCTGACCAGAGCAACTACATCCCCTGCtaactttctcttcttcaggctgagcaaaccctcttccctcagcctctcctcataaccCACGTTCTCCAGACCTCTTACTATCTCCATGGCTGTCCGCTGGGCTCTCGCCAGTTTACCACCATCTTTCTGGTACTCCAATGTGTCTGTAACTGGACATGGAATACAAAAACTGTTCTCACAAATGCCAAACAGAGCAAGAATCTCTTCCCTTCACTCTGCTGGCAACACAAGCTGTGTACTTTAAGCAGCAGTGGTGATTTACGGTTACAGGTTTGAAAAGGTCATTATCAaccttgcaaaagaaaataacccaaGCTTATTTTCTAATGATATGGCGATTTACTCAGTTTATTGCTTACTTTATCAATTCCAGGCACAAGCCTACAGATGACCTCCACCTTCTCTGGCTGGAGCCCCACTTCTTCTTTAGCTTCTCGCAGAGCAGTATCAATTTCATCTTTATCGATTGCTTCCCTTTTACCTCCTGGAAAACACACTTCCCCTGGTGATCTTCTCAGCTAGAATTTAAAGGAGTACTACTGTTAAATATAACAAGTTCTACCTTTCTTCCTGGATCCCACTTGTTCATTTTGCAGAATCGCTTTATGCTTGATTTATCTTTCCAGTAAAAGACGCTGAAAATGGTGGTTAAGGGGTTTCTGCAGATCAGAAGAAATGTAGCTTATTAAGAGCTACATGACAAAAAGCTGGGCCTACACCCAACTAATCCATAAACCCTCACTATCAGAAATCACTTATATTGTGTAATTCACACTGTACATTCTACTTTAATACTTCAAAATGTCATCATCTTGCTTGTGTAAGAGACTGACAGATGAATCTAGACAGACAACTTGAATAATGAGATTAAAATAATCAAGGTGAGAGCAACAACTTCTAAAATACACATTCAAATAAGGTGCCTTTAAGTACATTATAGTCATAGGCTTGTGTATCAAAGATCAGTAAAAAGTCTGTTTACAATCAGTTTATCAGTGAAGTAACTGTAATTACTATGGTCTTAATATTTCTAAGCAAGACCCCAAAAAACTTCCAATTTTTCAGCCACTGAAAAACAGACAAGTAAATAATCTGTGAATACAGGCAGctgagggtgtgggggggtgaaaacaagagttgtaaaagaaaaaacactggcAGAAGAGTTTTGGGGGGCTTCAGCTGTTCCCTTTCATATGTGAAAGGGAGAGAAGAGTAATATTGAATATAAAGTCACATTAATAAAAGCTACACTGAAGACAGTTTTCTTATTGAAGTCATAGTAAACAATCACAATTTCCTTTTCTGGTCTGGAAATCATCTTGTTCTGTCACAGGTTTCTGGGTATCCTGCATTTTTGTGGCATGTAAATACTGGAATCATTGGTGTATTTAAGATTATCTGCTTGTAACCGTGGCCATGCCGCCTGGACCGAGGTTTGGGAAGCAGGCCCTGGAACACGTGGATGGGACTTGTACAAACACACCGCCACCATTTATCTCCCCTCAGGCCACCCCGCCGGGGGCTCCCTGGCGacccccgggccgggcccggccctggCACCCACCTGCATGGCGCGGACGGTGAGCAGCAGGTGCAGCCTGCCCTCCCGCaccagcagtggcagcaggacgGAGGCTTTGGCCAGCGGCAGGCGGGAGAACTTGTCTCCGACATCGAACTCCCTCAAGCGCAGCCGCGCCTTCTCTTTCACGCTCTTTCTAGAAGCAAACAGAACGGAGCGCCGTGACACCCACCCCGAGGCCGTACCCCGGCCCCCAGCAGGCAGCGGCGGCGGTGTTTCACCACAGAGCTGACCAGATCGGGTGCCGGCGGCCGCGGTGGTTCGGCCGCTGACACACCGCCCCGTGTCAGCGTAGGAAGGGCCAGGGACGGCCGGTACCTTTCCAGCTCGTCCTCCCGCTCCGCAGCCGCCATCTTTGGCACCCCCACCTGAGAGCGGActcccgcatcctgcccccctaCTCTGACCGACGGCCGGTCTCTCCAATCAACATGCGAGATCGTCGGGATCCGCCTTCTGATTGGTGGCGGGCAGGCCACGCGAGGGGGCCCGCGCGGGGCTGGGGCGCGCGGCGTTCCCGCCCCGAGACGGTCGCTGAGGGGAGGAGCGGGCCGCACGTCGCGGCGGGGTGCCTGCCCGGGGACAGCGAGGCGTCGGCGGCAGTTTCTCCGGGCTAGTTACCCGGAGAAGGCAGATGTTAACTGCCAGCCCTCCTCTTTTCAGCTGGGAAAAGCAGACACCCTCCGAGCCGTTTGGTACGGTGCCCTCTGAGCGGCCTCCGTGGCCCGCCCTCAGAGGGGCGAGGGCGGTGGCAGCGGGCGGCTCCGGTACGGGCCGTTCCCGTAGGTAAGGGTCCCGTTCGTACAGGCAACTAGCGTTCCTCCTCTCAGCCGCTTTAACGGGCGGATTGCGTGACATTCCGCAGCCCCTGGCTCTCTGGAAATCCGCATTACATCCCTGTCGCAGCCTGGTCACCTGCGGCCCAGGGCTCTTGAGGGCTAAAGTATCTCAAAGGACTGTATTGAACACCGACGCCCAGCTCAGTACTCTTAATTAACAACGGTGAACAAAAGCCCAAGGTCTTAGAGCTTAGTTTAATCATTTAGTACAGGTAGGAGCAGGGAGGTGCCATAGTGCCTCAAACTTGGTGCAGTTTCTGGGCTGTAAAATTTAGCCTCCAGTTCTCATTCGGGACACACAAGTAGCAGAAGTAATTTTGTGGTATAGTGGTTTTTCATCCAGTCTTAACAGCTAGTCACCAGAGGTGTCTGCATTTCAAGAGGCACCACAATGGTACAATCAATGTGATCCCTCAAGAACAAGATGCCATACCCCAGGTTACACGGAATGTGTAAGAGCTAATCTCAGTCTAGTTACCttaatattgacttttttttttttcattgcattgaGCTAAAGAACCAAATGTGTTTCCTATGTGGTATGTGCTTTGTACAGTTTACTTAACCTTAAGTCCTTAGAAGGTTATTCAGCCTATTTGGTACATAAAGTACATGTCTATGTATCTACACGCTCAAGCTCACATGTAAAGATAAGTGCAGTTTATATACGTTATGCATAATGTGTTACTTCATGTAGTAAATTAAAATCCAAACATAATTACATACACGTGTGTCCTGGCCGTGTCCCCAGTGATGGCAGCAGAATATAATAGCCATTTTATGGCCAGTGTTCTGTTCAGGTTTCACTGAAACTTGAACAGAACTCATTCACCTTTAATCTGTTTTACATTATCGTTATAGGAAAATATACATAGAATACTATATTTAGAAAATGTTGTAGTTTTCTGTGAAAAGAGCACAATTAGTAGattactatttattatttatccaCTGTACATGCCACTGAACCATTGTTCCAGAAAGCTGGTATGATCAGATCCTGTATTTCTCTTTGGCTTTCTCTTTCAGAATGCagatgtgctaaaaaaaaaaaacaaaaaaacaaaccaaacacacacaccataaaaaaaaaaaaatacaacttcagtCCATCTTTACCATCAGAGAAAATGCAAGAATGATTTTTAGTCATATTCCTAGCATTGCAAGGAAAACACACCAGAACAGTAATCTTTGTGAGTTTGGTTGCAAGTTTACTACTTGCAGTAAAATTGAGATGTTAAGATTGCTTCTAAGCTTATCTATAACTTATAAATTTGTTTATTCTGAAGAGGTCGGGTTCCTTCATTTATTGTAACCTTCTTTATATTGCTTTGCAATAGCATAGATCCAGTATGTGTCTTCAACAGAACTGGTTTGTCTTTTTAATAAGACTTTAAAGTTAAAAACTTTTCCACTTAAAAGAGATTTAAGAAAGTACTTTTGAAaactgaggagggaaaaaaaaaaagatcagctcTATCAGTTGTGCTCTTTCCAAGTCTAGTACTCAGTGCAGCCTAAAGAGACTCTAAtggaacaaagggaaaaaaagatcttAATGGCCATGTTACACACTATAAGAGAAAACCTTAACTTATGGGCCACACACAGCCACCTTAAAGACTTGGCTAGAAAAAGAGCAACATAGGATTTCACCAAGACAAATAAACATCAAGTTAAAACCAAATTAcaaattacttcctttttcagGTGGGGCCAGCAGATTCTATGCTGCCAACCATCCTGGAGGATCCAGAATATCGTACAGCATGACTGGGCCACAAGGCTTGAGGAGTAGATTCATAAAAAGGTAAGGTGCAAACAAGTTTTCTGCATTTACATCGAATCATCAGCTTGGCACATTAATACTGGTTTTACCCTAATAATGGAAGTTTCTAGTCAGATTTTAAGTTTTGTTAATTGTTGAGGAGCTCCTAGTATAAGCTAATATTATTGCTGTTTACCTGTGGTGGCAGTCATGTATGTAACAACTGAGGTACACATGTATGTACTTACATTTAAATCTCTGAAGTATTCATTATAATCAAGAGCATATCCAACCACAAATTTATCTGGAATTTCAAAGCCTGTATCTGTAACAAAATACAATTCTTTTTATTCTTGGGTGTTGTAAATAGCTTTTAGGTACACAGTTTGTATTCAACACATGCTTCAGCTATTTAAGAGTAATACCTAACAAATACATCATCTTGCTTTCAAAATACTTGGCATGCTTCTTTAAGAATCAGAGCTGTATATTGA
Encoded proteins:
- the NUDT7 gene encoding peroxisomal coenzyme A diphosphatase NUDT7 produces the protein MAAAEREDELERKSVKEKARLRLREFDVGDKFSRLPLAKASVLLPLLVREGRLHLLLTVRAMQLRRSPGEVCFPGGKREAIDKDEIDTALREAKEEVGLQPEKVEVICRLVPGIDKMNHLVTPVVGFIEDMFQATPNPDEVSDVFVVPLEYFIEPLNYKALPYKTSSGYSNRMHCFIYDDHERKTSFKIWGLTAHFAVLLALIIFGKRPTFEVDYDLDNLISSAENNFMNLYASVYERKKSNL